The Nitrosomonas communis genome has a segment encoding these proteins:
- a CDS encoding TIR domain-containing protein — protein MEPTNQLFVSFALKDAELRDKLIEQINKESPEITCVFMPEKRSWESAWKEECREKVRGCNGAIGLITPNTIRADGQLWELRCAFEAKMKVMLIGDEEACDMPARKFPDLLRDEDILPWNNSNIAMFLGKLQR, from the coding sequence ATGGAACCAACGAATCAGCTTTTCGTCAGCTTTGCACTCAAGGATGCTGAGCTTAGAGATAAGCTTATAGAGCAGATAAACAAAGAGAGTCCTGAAATCACATGTGTCTTCATGCCCGAAAAGAGATCATGGGAGAGCGCATGGAAAGAAGAATGCCGGGAAAAGGTTAGAGGGTGTAATGGGGCAATTGGTCTCATCACCCCCAATACCATTCGGGCTGATGGACAATTATGGGAACTGCGCTGTGCTTTTGAAGCCAAAATGAAGGTGATGCTGATTGGCGATGAGGAAGCCTGTGACATGCCAGCCAGGAAATTTCCTGATCTTTTGAGAGACGAAGATATCCTGCCATGGAACAACTCCAATATCGCCATGTTTCTCGGTAAATTACAACGATAG
- the nhaC gene encoding Na+/H+ antiporter NhaC yields MTQTNSLKQEDRKEPSILQAIICLLGVFLMISLGLFVLEIHIHTIIFICLLWVGIHSAMLGHTFTDIQHMMNTGISHALPAIYIFILVGMIIASFMHSGTIASLLYYGLELLNPTVFLAIGLILCSLMSLATGTSWGTVGTIGVVLISIAEAIGIPLVIVAGMIVSGATFGDKLSPMSDTTNLAAISAGTNLYRHIYAMLYTTIPAFILTLILFIFVGLQYEDYALPAEEITAIQTVLTSTFQLNLWVTSLPLLCMLGMSIKNYSAAISMSCSIVLAMVIAIFYQERNFIEVLNALWLNQPGSTGIDHIDSLLGRGGIYSMAWTLLLSIMALALGSILHHAKFLSVILEHVILRIKRVRTLIVTTIVSGFISNIGMGEAYISIILNCQLFKDAYHKAQLDSAMLSRSVEEGATMTTALIPWTTAGAFYAATLGISVLEYAPYAFLNVLNPIVSVVMASLGIGLLQRLRVDA; encoded by the coding sequence ATGACACAGACTAATTCTCTTAAACAAGAAGATCGCAAAGAACCCTCTATTCTCCAAGCCATTATTTGTTTGCTTGGTGTGTTTTTAATGATCTCGCTGGGACTCTTTGTGCTGGAGATCCATATTCATACCATCATTTTCATATGCTTGCTATGGGTAGGTATCCATTCAGCTATGCTGGGCCATACTTTCACTGATATTCAGCATATGATGAATACGGGTATCAGTCACGCGCTGCCTGCTATTTACATTTTTATCCTGGTTGGAATGATCATCGCAAGTTTTATGCACAGTGGCACAATTGCCAGTCTTCTGTATTACGGACTGGAATTACTCAACCCTACAGTATTTCTTGCAATCGGATTAATTTTATGTAGTCTCATGTCACTGGCAACGGGCACTTCCTGGGGAACGGTAGGAACGATAGGGGTGGTACTCATCAGTATTGCAGAGGCGATCGGTATTCCGCTGGTTATCGTAGCGGGCATGATTGTGTCAGGCGCAACCTTTGGTGACAAATTATCACCTATGTCAGATACAACGAATCTCGCCGCCATCAGCGCTGGCACCAACCTCTATCGCCACATTTATGCCATGCTATATACTACCATCCCAGCCTTTATACTGACGCTTATCCTATTTATCTTTGTAGGGCTTCAATATGAAGACTATGCACTGCCTGCAGAGGAGATAACAGCGATTCAAACTGTGCTAACAAGCACATTCCAATTAAATCTATGGGTCACGTCGTTACCATTGTTGTGCATGTTGGGCATGAGTATCAAAAATTATTCTGCGGCAATAAGCATGTCATGCAGTATCGTATTGGCCATGGTGATTGCCATTTTTTATCAAGAAAGAAACTTCATCGAGGTATTAAACGCACTCTGGCTCAATCAGCCTGGTAGCACAGGCATAGACCATATCGATTCCTTGCTTGGTCGTGGGGGAATTTATAGCATGGCCTGGACCTTGTTGTTATCGATTATGGCGTTGGCGTTAGGCAGTATCTTGCACCACGCAAAATTTCTTTCCGTTATTCTTGAACATGTAATTTTACGTATTAAGCGTGTGCGCACGCTCATCGTCACGACGATAGTGTCTGGATTTATCAGCAATATAGGAATGGGGGAAGCGTATATTTCGATCATTCTGAATTGTCAATTATTTAAGGACGCTTATCATAAAGCCCAACTGGATAGTGCGATGCTTTCTCGCTCGGTAGAAGAAGGAGCGACGATGACAACAGCGTTGATTCCATGGACTACGGCAGGCGCTTTTTATGCAGCAACACTCGGTATTTCAGTATTAGAGTATGCTCCTTATGCTTTCTTGAATGTGCTTAATCCTATTGTTTCTGTGGTAATGGCGAGCCTGGGTATAGGATTACTGCAACGCCTGCGCGTTGACGCTTAA
- the rpsO gene encoding 30S ribosomal protein S15 produces MAVTTEQKAQVVRDYQRAAGDTGSPEVQVALLTTRINDLINHFKTHVKDHHSRRGLLKMVSHRRKLLDYLKKKSNDRYLALIERLGLRK; encoded by the coding sequence ATGGCAGTTACAACCGAGCAAAAAGCCCAGGTGGTGCGTGATTATCAAAGAGCCGCAGGCGATACGGGATCTCCTGAAGTACAGGTGGCACTTTTGACTACTCGTATTAATGATTTGATCAATCATTTCAAAACACATGTTAAGGATCATCATTCTCGCCGCGGCTTACTTAAAATGGTCAGTCATCGACGTAAATTACTGGATTATTTAAAAAAGAAGAGCAACGATCGTTATCTAGCGCTAATTGAGCGCCTTGGTTTACGCAAATAA
- a CDS encoding PatB family C-S lyase: protein MSDLFDRDIKRIGTNSTKFDGRLSTFGNANVMPLWVADMDFAAPAEITHALIGRATHPIYGYTLIPESLYQSLIDWLWLRYQWKVEREWIILSPGVVPSITTTTMALTQTGEQVIIQPPVYFPFFSAVTKTDRQLILNPLHLAKGRYTIDFDQLEQIGTNARMLLFCSPHNPVGRVWSKSELTQLIEMAGRHNWVIISDEIHADLVYPENPHRPLASLTENPENIITAIAPSKTFNIPGLHLSALIVPNKIHRTAITHFFDMMHISAANPFSMVAFETAYRSGATWLNELMLYLKNTRDQVDGYLAEHLPDIQLIKPEGTYLLWLDCRALNMNDKQLKHFFVHEAEVGLSPGALFGKNGSGFMRMNIGTPRHNIMTALENIRKAYKRVKVRSGRIL from the coding sequence GTGAGTGATTTATTCGACCGCGATATCAAACGGATCGGAACGAATAGCACCAAGTTTGATGGGCGTCTGAGTACCTTCGGCAATGCCAATGTGATGCCGTTGTGGGTGGCCGATATGGATTTCGCTGCCCCTGCCGAAATCACGCATGCTCTGATTGGACGGGCTACCCATCCTATCTACGGTTATACGCTTATCCCGGAGAGCCTCTACCAGTCGCTCATCGACTGGTTATGGCTGCGCTATCAGTGGAAGGTAGAACGTGAGTGGATTATTCTCAGCCCTGGCGTAGTGCCCTCGATAACGACGACGACTATGGCACTCACTCAAACAGGTGAGCAAGTCATCATACAGCCACCGGTGTATTTTCCCTTTTTTTCGGCAGTCACCAAGACAGACAGACAATTGATACTCAATCCTTTGCATCTGGCAAAGGGTCGATACACGATCGATTTCGACCAACTGGAGCAGATCGGTACTAATGCGCGCATGCTGCTATTCTGCTCTCCCCACAATCCTGTGGGAAGAGTGTGGAGCAAATCTGAGTTAACGCAGCTTATTGAAATGGCTGGCAGACATAACTGGGTGATTATTTCGGATGAAATTCATGCTGATCTGGTTTATCCAGAAAACCCGCATCGCCCCCTCGCAAGTCTGACTGAAAATCCAGAAAATATCATTACGGCTATAGCACCAAGCAAGACTTTCAATATTCCAGGACTTCATCTGTCTGCCTTGATCGTACCGAATAAAATACATCGTACTGCTATCACGCATTTTTTTGACATGATGCATATCAGTGCAGCTAATCCCTTCAGCATGGTGGCATTTGAAACGGCTTATCGGAGCGGAGCAACCTGGCTGAACGAATTGATGCTGTATCTAAAAAATACACGCGATCAGGTTGATGGCTACCTGGCCGAACATCTGCCAGACATTCAATTAATTAAACCTGAAGGAACCTATTTACTTTGGCTGGATTGCCGCGCCCTGAATATGAACGATAAGCAGCTTAAGCATTTTTTTGTGCATGAAGCTGAAGTCGGATTAAGTCCTGGCGCTTTATTTGGGAAAAACGGCAGCGGTTTCATGCGCATGAATATTGGCACGCCCCGCCACAATATTATGACAGCACTTGAAAATATTAGAAAAGCTTACAAGCGGGTAAAGGTAAGATCAGGAAGAATATTATAA
- a CDS encoding transposase family protein produces the protein MAKEAWFTELLGLEHGNPSHDTFGEVYAAIDTEQFSVCFSRWVS, from the coding sequence TTGGCAAAAGAGGCATGGTTTACCGAGTTGCTGGGCTTGGAGCATGGCAACCCTTCGCACGATACCTTCGGGGAAGTTTACGCCGCCATTGATACCGAGCAGTTCAGCGTTTGTTTTTCCCGTTGGGTTAGCTGA
- a CDS encoding ISAs1 family transposase, whose amino-acid sequence MIAIDGKCLRRSLDQASKKAAIHMVSAWAQHNNLVLGQVKVDDKSNEITAIPKLLSRLDIAGAVITIDAMGCQKKIAEQIKQQGGDYVFSLKGNQGNLHDDVKTFFTSSLSPAVTSVSYEGEHGRIETRSIRATADIAWLQERHDWKSLRSIIAITATRETDNKVTEEIRYFISSLDANDPERLERVVRAHWAIENNLHWVLDIAFDKDSNRTRKGHSAANLAVIRHIALNLIKAEKTSRVGIKTKRLKAGWDNEPTFRTLFITH is encoded by the coding sequence GTGATTGCGATAGATGGCAAGTGTTTAAGACGTAGCCTTGACCAGGCTTCAAAAAAAGCCGCCATCCACATGGTCAGCGCTTGGGCTCAGCACAACAATCTGGTATTAGGCCAGGTTAAAGTCGATGACAAATCAAATGAAATCACTGCCATTCCCAAATTGCTTTCAAGGCTTGATATCGCAGGGGCAGTGATTACGATCGACGCCATGGGCTGCCAGAAGAAAATTGCCGAACAGATTAAACAGCAAGGCGGTGACTATGTGTTTAGCCTGAAAGGCAATCAGGGCAATCTACACGACGATGTGAAAACATTTTTCACGTCATCTTTATCGCCGGCAGTCACCTCGGTTAGCTATGAAGGTGAGCATGGTCGAATTGAAACCCGCTCAATTCGAGCAACAGCCGATATAGCCTGGCTCCAGGAACGGCATGACTGGAAAAGCTTACGAAGCATTATTGCCATTACCGCCACAAGAGAAACCGATAACAAAGTGACCGAGGAAATACGCTATTTCATCAGTAGCCTTGATGCGAATGATCCGGAGCGATTAGAGCGTGTGGTGCGGGCGCATTGGGCGATAGAGAACAATTTGCACTGGGTGCTTGATATCGCCTTTGATAAAGACAGCAATCGGACTCGCAAGGGGCATAGTGCTGCGAATCTGGCTGTGATCCGGCATATCGCCCTGAATCTGATCAAGGCCGAAAAAACATCCAGGGTTGGCATCAAGACCAAGCGTTTAAAAGCCGGATGGGATAATGAGCCGACATTCCGCACCCTTTTCATAACTCACTGA
- a CDS encoding transposase family protein, translating to MIAKPTPSIIHHFSSIQDPRVNRQKKHPLQAIFFISICATVCGADVGCH from the coding sequence ATGATAGCAAAGCCAACACCTTCCATTATCCATCACTTTTCGAGCATTCAAGATCCTCGAGTAAACAGACAAAAGAAACATCCGCTACAAGCTATTTTCTTTATCAGTATCTGCGCTACGGTTTGTGGTGCAGATGTAGGTTGCCATTGA
- a CDS encoding hybrid sensor histidine kinase/response regulator, which produces MTQRIAHVDDDPDIRDTVRQILKKHGYEVDSYHTANDFLNSLNDPAVIPDLAILDVMVESMDAGLNTYVELHNRFPKMQAIFMTSLGDMILPYFENKSQEQQFNLDGKKEGEQKLSDEILRDNIRWFIIFRWAVIGALILFQIVALIASEELTQLGIREQQVWPLAITVILSAANFAYIYALDFCQPLKYNSPSINIWLQIIVDLLCLSIVVHYVGSTATPAPFFYILHIALACIFFSALESLFVAIIVSAMYTIVLLVENEMFYQVSQSILIDPRFSNESLQKGRVLVWMIALDTLFFIVWYVVSRLTLVVRKHEQYLRDAYDQINQAQIAKDQYAMLVTHQLKAPLDAIRSKINLVKEGYCGEVSREIEDVLTRIDKRGHNMSNLILDVLRLERLKTAGRNTNAMGYVDISATINKCIDKLEPVANARNIKIKLSMQNFFAFGIPDQIEILFENIIANAITYSYDNTEINITSIIELSDNLASVTITDHGIGIEAKDLPNIFDEYFYSPRAVMHNQSSSGIGLSLVKIAAANNNLQLKVASAPGLGTAFSVIFPNIQFLRENHNASAY; this is translated from the coding sequence ATGACACAAAGAATTGCCCACGTTGATGATGATCCTGATATTCGAGATACTGTTCGTCAAATCCTAAAAAAGCACGGCTATGAGGTCGACAGCTATCACACAGCGAATGATTTTCTCAACTCATTGAATGATCCTGCTGTAATTCCTGATTTGGCTATTCTTGATGTCATGGTTGAATCAATGGATGCAGGCTTGAATACCTATGTAGAATTGCACAACCGTTTCCCTAAAATGCAGGCAATTTTTATGACTTCACTCGGTGATATGATTTTGCCTTATTTCGAAAATAAGTCACAAGAACAGCAATTTAACCTGGACGGGAAAAAAGAAGGTGAACAAAAACTAAGTGATGAAATATTAAGAGATAATATTCGCTGGTTCATCATTTTTCGATGGGCTGTCATTGGTGCACTGATTCTTTTTCAGATCGTAGCTCTGATAGCATCTGAGGAACTTACTCAACTGGGAATCAGAGAACAGCAAGTTTGGCCGCTTGCGATTACCGTCATTTTGAGTGCCGCCAATTTTGCGTATATTTATGCATTGGATTTTTGCCAGCCTTTAAAATACAACTCACCTTCAATCAACATTTGGCTGCAGATCATTGTTGATTTATTATGTTTATCGATAGTTGTGCATTATGTAGGCAGTACCGCAACGCCTGCTCCCTTCTTCTATATCCTCCATATTGCCTTAGCATGCATCTTTTTCTCGGCGCTGGAAAGCTTATTTGTTGCAATCATAGTTTCCGCGATGTACACGATTGTTTTACTCGTTGAAAATGAAATGTTCTATCAAGTATCACAATCAATTCTTATCGATCCACGCTTTTCGAATGAAAGCTTACAAAAAGGTAGAGTTCTAGTATGGATGATTGCACTCGATACTTTATTTTTTATTGTATGGTATGTTGTCTCACGCCTTACACTCGTTGTTCGAAAGCATGAGCAATATCTCCGGGATGCCTATGATCAAATCAATCAAGCCCAAATTGCAAAAGATCAGTACGCTATGTTAGTGACGCATCAACTTAAGGCACCGCTTGATGCTATCCGTAGCAAAATTAATCTGGTCAAAGAGGGATATTGTGGAGAGGTGTCGCGTGAAATTGAAGATGTGCTAACCAGAATTGATAAACGTGGACATAATATGTCAAATTTAATCCTGGATGTACTCAGGCTTGAAAGACTAAAAACCGCTGGGAGAAATACCAATGCAATGGGATACGTTGATATTTCAGCAACGATTAATAAGTGCATTGATAAATTAGAACCAGTAGCAAATGCCAGAAATATTAAAATAAAATTATCGATGCAAAATTTTTTTGCCTTTGGTATTCCAGATCAGATAGAAATATTATTTGAAAACATCATTGCCAATGCGATTACTTATTCTTATGACAATACAGAAATTAATATTACTTCTATCATTGAACTGTCAGATAACTTAGCAAGCGTAACCATTACTGATCATGGAATTGGCATTGAAGCAAAGGATTTACCGAATATTTTTGACGAGTATTTTTATTCTCCAAGAGCGGTGATGCATAATCAGTCATCTAGCGGCATTGGCCTGTCACTCGTCAAAATTGCCGCAGCTAACAATAATCTACAACTTAAAGTTGCCAGTGCACCAGGCTTGGGAACAGCATTTTCTGTGATTTTCCCGAATATACAATTTTTAAGGGAGAATCATAACGCTTCTGCATATTAA
- the pnp gene encoding polyribonucleotide nucleotidyltransferase: MELIKKSITYGRHRLTLETGEIARQAHGSVIVSLDDTVVLVTVVGDKSTKPGQDFFPLTVDYQERFYAAGRIPGSFFKREGRPSEKETLTSRLIDRPIRPLFPAGFYNEVQVVATVLSAEVEVDADIAAMIGASAALVLSGIPFDGPIGAARVGYINNEYVLNPTTTELKEAQLNLVVAGTQQAVLMVESEAMELSEEIMLGAVMFGHEQMQAVINVINEFVDEAGVTAWDWKPAENDPVLIESISQLAEADLRNAFQLKQKQIRNETIKEVWQRVYTELGVGAEEGPDEQSVREIGFELEARIVRSQILDGEARIDGRGTRTVRPISIRHGVLPRTHGSALFTRGETQALAVATLGTARDEQKFDTLQGDYTERFMLHYNMPPFATGEIGRVGTPKRREIGHGRLAKRALEAVLPPPEEFGYSLRVVSEVMESNGSSSMASVCAGCLALMDAGVPLKAHVAGIAMGLIKEGNRFAVLTDILGDEDHLGDMDFKVAGTEKGITALQMDIKIQGITKEIMQVALLQAKEGRLHILDIMKNALPATRENISTHAPRIIKFKINPEKIRDVIGKGGAVIRALTEETNTTIDISDDGTVTVACINSEGGELAKKRIEDITAEVEVGKIYTGVVLKLLDFGAIVSILPGKDGLLHISQIAHERVEDVATHLKEGQTVRVKVLEADEKGRLRLSMKAVTEVETEIVPS; the protein is encoded by the coding sequence TTGGAACTAATAAAGAAGAGTATTACCTACGGTCGCCATAGACTTACTTTGGAAACCGGAGAAATTGCGAGACAAGCTCATGGTTCAGTGATAGTTTCGTTGGATGATACAGTCGTATTGGTGACTGTCGTCGGAGATAAAAGTACCAAACCTGGGCAAGATTTTTTTCCGTTGACCGTTGATTATCAAGAAAGATTCTATGCTGCAGGTCGTATTCCCGGAAGTTTCTTTAAACGTGAGGGGCGCCCTTCCGAGAAAGAAACACTTACTTCAAGATTGATCGATCGTCCTATTCGGCCATTATTTCCTGCTGGCTTTTATAATGAAGTGCAAGTGGTTGCAACCGTTTTATCAGCTGAAGTTGAAGTGGATGCTGATATCGCAGCAATGATTGGTGCTTCCGCTGCGCTAGTACTTTCGGGTATTCCCTTTGATGGTCCTATTGGGGCCGCCCGTGTTGGTTATATCAATAATGAATACGTACTCAATCCAACTACCACCGAATTAAAAGAAGCTCAGCTTAACCTGGTTGTTGCTGGAACACAGCAAGCGGTCTTAATGGTTGAATCAGAAGCAATGGAATTATCTGAAGAGATCATGCTAGGCGCCGTTATGTTTGGTCATGAGCAGATGCAAGCAGTCATTAATGTCATTAATGAATTTGTTGATGAAGCTGGCGTTACTGCATGGGATTGGAAACCAGCTGAAAATGATCCGGTATTAATTGAAAGCATTTCACAATTGGCAGAAGCAGATTTGCGAAATGCTTTTCAATTAAAACAAAAGCAAATTAGAAACGAAACCATTAAAGAAGTTTGGCAACGCGTCTACACAGAATTAGGTGTCGGCGCTGAAGAAGGTCCTGATGAGCAGTCCGTCAGAGAAATCGGCTTTGAACTCGAAGCCCGCATTGTTCGTAGTCAGATTCTTGATGGAGAAGCGCGTATAGATGGACGTGGCACAAGAACTGTGCGCCCTATCTCGATACGCCATGGTGTACTTCCACGAACACATGGCTCAGCATTATTTACACGAGGTGAGACACAAGCGCTGGCCGTGGCCACATTAGGAACAGCACGCGATGAGCAGAAATTTGATACCCTACAGGGAGATTATACCGAACGCTTCATGCTTCATTACAATATGCCTCCTTTTGCTACAGGAGAAATTGGGCGTGTCGGTACGCCAAAGCGACGCGAAATAGGCCATGGTCGTCTCGCAAAACGTGCATTGGAAGCAGTGCTTCCTCCACCTGAAGAATTTGGTTATTCGTTAAGAGTCGTTTCGGAAGTGATGGAATCCAATGGTTCCAGCTCTATGGCTTCGGTTTGTGCTGGTTGTCTTGCATTGATGGATGCAGGCGTTCCCTTGAAAGCGCATGTGGCAGGTATTGCCATGGGGCTGATTAAAGAAGGGAACCGCTTTGCTGTGCTTACCGATATTCTTGGTGATGAAGATCACTTGGGCGATATGGATTTCAAAGTGGCAGGTACTGAGAAAGGTATTACTGCACTGCAAATGGATATAAAAATTCAAGGGATTACCAAAGAGATTATGCAGGTAGCCTTACTACAGGCGAAAGAAGGCCGCTTGCATATCCTGGATATCATGAAGAACGCTCTTCCCGCTACCCGGGAAAACATTTCGACTCACGCTCCGCGCATTATCAAATTTAAGATTAATCCGGAGAAAATTCGTGATGTGATCGGTAAAGGGGGCGCCGTCATCCGTGCACTCACTGAAGAAACTAATACGACCATAGATATCAGTGATGACGGCACAGTTACGGTTGCCTGCATTAATAGTGAGGGCGGGGAGCTTGCAAAGAAACGTATCGAGGATATTACAGCAGAAGTAGAAGTAGGTAAGATATATACAGGCGTAGTATTAAAATTGCTCGATTTTGGCGCAATTGTGAGTATATTGCCTGGAAAAGACGGCTTGCTGCATATTTCTCAAATTGCTCATGAGCGTGTTGAAGACGTAGCTACTCATCTTAAAGAAGGACAAACTGTGCGAGTAAAAGTCTTGGAGGCTGATGAAAAAGGTCGGCTCCGTTTAAGCATGAAAGCGGTTACTGAGGTCGAAACAGAGATTGTACCTTCCTAA
- the ovoA gene encoding 5-histidylcysteine sulfoxide synthase, whose protein sequence is MSKKLFQRTPVLDGNDLNAKREEIRSYFHTTLDYYEQLFETLRNDEAYYVKPITLRHPLIFYLGHTATFFTNKLILAGLITERINPKVESMFAVGVDEMSWDDLDTTHYDWPSVEEVMTYRRTMRSIVDKLISDTPLTLPITWESPWWTIIMGIEHERIHLETSSVLIRQHALQYVQPHPAWQPCRKSGTAPENQLVAVPAGKVQIGKSNTDPVFGWDNEYGHHSAKIQTFQAGRYLVSNQEFLAFVEANGYGVEDHWEEEGRGWLKHTRAQYPTFWLKQGNEWYFRLMTEEVPMPWDWPVEVNFHEAKAFCNWKAKTSGLPIRLPTEDEWYRLYDVANLSEVPHNAPAAGNIHLDYYASSCPINEFPQGEFFDIVGNVWQWTETPTYPFEGFEVHPHYDDFTTPTFDDRHNLIKGGSWIACGNEALKASRYAFRRHFFQHAGFRYIVTDTPAFQPSSHYETDKLLSEYAEFHYGDTYFDVPNFPAALAKLAISAMGNRPAHKALDLGCASGRATFELAKHFDHVTGVDFSARFINQGVQLVQQGVLRYTLTDEGELVFYKERSLANLGLDDVKHKVEFFQGDACNLKPILTGYDLILAANLIDRLYDPAKFLANVHSRVNPGGLLLLASPYTWLEEHTKREAWIGGFKRDGESFTTLDGLKEILGSHFRLIQGPQEVPFVIRETKRKFQHTLSEVTIWEKIA, encoded by the coding sequence ATGTCTAAAAAACTTTTTCAGAGAACACCGGTACTTGATGGTAACGACCTTAATGCTAAACGTGAAGAGATACGATCTTATTTTCATACTACGCTGGATTATTACGAGCAGCTTTTTGAAACGTTACGTAACGATGAAGCTTATTACGTTAAGCCGATCACGCTGAGGCATCCTCTGATTTTTTATTTGGGACATACTGCTACTTTCTTCACTAATAAACTGATTCTGGCCGGCTTGATTACTGAGCGAATTAATCCCAAAGTGGAATCAATGTTTGCAGTCGGCGTCGATGAGATGAGCTGGGATGATTTGGATACGACTCATTATGATTGGCCATCCGTAGAAGAAGTGATGACATACCGCCGTACCATGCGCAGTATCGTCGATAAGCTCATCAGCGATACGCCCTTGACTCTGCCGATTACCTGGGAAAGCCCCTGGTGGACCATTATAATGGGTATCGAGCACGAGCGTATCCATCTGGAAACCTCTTCGGTATTGATTCGCCAACATGCACTGCAATACGTTCAACCCCATCCTGCCTGGCAGCCCTGTCGCAAAAGCGGAACTGCCCCGGAAAATCAATTGGTGGCTGTGCCGGCTGGCAAGGTGCAGATCGGTAAAAGCAACACCGATCCTGTTTTTGGATGGGACAATGAATATGGCCACCATTCAGCGAAAATCCAGACATTCCAGGCAGGCCGTTATCTGGTGAGCAACCAGGAGTTTCTTGCTTTTGTTGAAGCCAATGGTTATGGCGTAGAGGATCACTGGGAAGAGGAAGGCCGTGGCTGGTTAAAACATACGCGTGCGCAATACCCTACCTTCTGGCTAAAACAAGGCAATGAATGGTATTTTCGCTTGATGACTGAGGAAGTGCCGATGCCCTGGGATTGGCCAGTAGAAGTCAATTTTCATGAAGCCAAGGCGTTTTGTAACTGGAAAGCGAAAACCAGCGGCCTACCGATACGTTTACCAACCGAAGATGAGTGGTACCGATTGTATGATGTAGCCAATTTATCTGAGGTACCTCACAATGCTCCAGCCGCTGGCAATATTCATCTCGATTATTATGCTTCGAGTTGCCCCATTAATGAGTTTCCTCAGGGTGAATTCTTCGATATCGTAGGGAACGTTTGGCAATGGACAGAAACACCCACCTACCCATTTGAGGGGTTCGAAGTTCATCCACACTATGATGATTTCACAACGCCTACTTTTGATGATCGGCATAATCTCATCAAAGGCGGCTCCTGGATTGCCTGTGGTAATGAAGCACTGAAGGCATCGCGCTATGCCTTTCGCCGGCATTTCTTTCAACATGCCGGATTTCGCTATATCGTTACTGATACGCCTGCCTTCCAGCCCAGCTCTCATTATGAGACAGACAAATTGCTGTCCGAGTATGCCGAATTTCATTATGGCGATACGTATTTCGATGTGCCCAATTTCCCGGCTGCTTTGGCTAAGCTAGCTATTTCTGCCATGGGCAATCGACCCGCACATAAGGCGCTTGATTTGGGATGCGCCTCAGGGCGAGCCACCTTTGAATTGGCCAAACATTTCGATCATGTAACAGGTGTCGATTTCTCTGCACGTTTTATCAATCAAGGCGTGCAGCTCGTTCAACAAGGGGTGCTGCGTTATACTCTAACCGATGAAGGCGAGCTGGTTTTTTACAAAGAGCGTTCGCTCGCAAACCTGGGGCTGGATGATGTTAAGCATAAGGTTGAGTTCTTTCAAGGGGATGCTTGCAATCTCAAACCCATTTTGACTGGTTATGATCTTATCCTTGCAGCTAATCTGATCGATCGTTTATATGATCCGGCCAAATTTCTGGCAAACGTACACAGCCGGGTCAATCCTGGCGGATTGTTACTGCTTGCCTCCCCTTATACCTGGTTAGAAGAGCATACTAAGCGGGAAGCATGGATCGGTGGATTTAAGCGGGATGGGGAAAGCTTCACTACATTGGATGGTTTGAAAGAAATACTGGGCAGTCATTTCAGACTGATTCAAGGTCCACAGGAAGTTCCCTTCGTCATCCGTGAAACTAAACGTAAATTTCAGCATACATTATCAGAGGTAACGATCTGGGAGAAAATCGCGTGA